One genomic segment of Desulfomicrobium sp. ZS1 includes these proteins:
- a CDS encoding FxsA family protein has product MFGKLFLLFVLVPVAEIYLLVTVGGAIGALPTVALVILTALAGAHLARMQGMSTMLRIRENLDQGFMPAEELLDGVLIFLAGVVLLTPGFLTDLCGLLILLPATRNIFKRWLRKKFDEWRQNPNVHITFHR; this is encoded by the coding sequence ATGTTTGGAAAGCTGTTTTTGCTTTTTGTGCTGGTGCCGGTGGCGGAGATTTATCTGCTGGTCACCGTTGGCGGCGCCATCGGGGCGCTTCCGACGGTCGCCCTGGTCATCCTGACGGCCCTGGCCGGAGCCCACCTCGCGCGCATGCAGGGCATGTCGACCATGCTGCGCATCCGCGAGAACCTGGACCAGGGCTTCATGCCCGCCGAAGAACTCCTCGACGGCGTGCTCATCTTTCTGGCCGGCGTGGTGCTGCTGACGCCGGGCTTTCTGACGGACCTCTGCGGGCTGCTCATCCTCCTGCCCGCGACACGGAACATCTTCAAACGCTGGCTGCGCAAGAAATTCGACGAGTGGCGGCAGAATCCGAATGTGCACATCACGTTTCACAGATAG
- a CDS encoding AIR synthase-related protein — MPIRVEVALRKAVTDTQGNKTAHKIKNELGLTVDQVRIIRIYTVDGLSEAQVDQAIEAGALHDPVLHTAHTTPAATDFDWIIEVGFRPGVTDNEGRTARETLRTVLGNRDVGIAVYTSTQYLITGNLNRSQMEHIARDLLANELIQRFQIADRAAWTASPGFPARTAAVTGEASSTVEIVDLSAMDDDALLRLSRENILALNLEEMRCIRDYYASPEVKAHRKVKNLPAAPTDAELECLAQTWSEHCKHKIFSSRISYENRENGTTAEINSLYKTYIQGSTKQLRQRMGKDDFCLSVFKDNAGVIRFSEDINVCIKVETHNSPSALDPYGGALTGIVGVNRDPMGTGMGANLLCNTNVFCFASPFHDDELPPRLLHPRRVFEGVREGVEHGGNKSGIPTVNGAIVFHERFLGKPLVFCGTVGTMPATVAGHPSYEKKALPGDRIIMTGGRIGKDGIHGATFSSEELHEGSPATAVQIGDPITQRRMYDFLMRARDLGLYNAITDNGAGGLSSSVGEMAQDCGGCDMDLAKAPLKYDGLRPWEILVSEAQERMTLAVPPSTLQAFMDLAKEMNVEASDLGCFTDTGYLHVRYDDTIVTDLDMRFLHDGCPQMKLRAIWNQPQVCCGCETPHPKVIDHQDFLQSMLGRLNICSREYVIRQYDHEVQGGSVIKPLIGAKNDGPADAAVIRPQLDSDKALVIANGICPKLSDLDTYWMMAGAIDEGVRNAVATGGDIRHMAGVDNFCWCDPVQSEKTPDGEYKLAQLVRANQALAHYCLAYGVPCISGKDSMKNDYTGGGTKISIPPTVLFSVMGVISDCTKTMTSDFKRPDETVYVLGLTKNELGGSEYADTLGVCGAVPQVDAVSARTRYERMHEAITTGLLSAAHDVSDGGLAVAVAEMALAGRIGADIDTDLVPALDCPLPEQRLYSESASRFVVTVAKDKRAAFEALFAGDFMAAIGTTTADEKLTLRAGNTTLVNASVEDLAAAWKKTLDF; from the coding sequence ATGCCGATCCGAGTCGAAGTGGCTCTGCGCAAGGCAGTTACCGATACCCAGGGCAACAAGACCGCCCACAAGATCAAGAACGAGCTCGGCCTGACCGTGGATCAAGTCCGGATCATCCGGATCTACACCGTCGACGGATTGAGCGAAGCACAGGTCGATCAGGCCATCGAAGCCGGAGCCCTGCACGACCCGGTCCTGCACACGGCCCACACGACTCCGGCGGCCACGGATTTCGACTGGATCATTGAAGTCGGCTTTCGCCCCGGCGTGACGGATAACGAGGGCCGCACCGCCCGCGAGACCCTGCGCACCGTGCTTGGAAACCGCGACGTAGGCATCGCGGTCTACACCTCCACGCAGTATCTGATCACCGGCAACCTGAACCGGTCCCAGATGGAACACATCGCAAGGGATCTCCTGGCCAACGAGCTGATCCAGCGCTTCCAGATCGCAGACAGGGCTGCCTGGACCGCCAGCCCCGGTTTTCCGGCCCGCACGGCGGCGGTCACCGGCGAAGCCTCCAGCACCGTCGAGATCGTTGATTTGAGCGCCATGGATGATGACGCCCTTCTGCGGCTGAGCCGCGAAAACATCCTGGCTCTGAACCTGGAAGAGATGCGCTGCATCCGCGACTATTATGCAAGCCCCGAGGTCAAAGCCCACCGCAAGGTCAAAAATCTCCCCGCCGCGCCCACGGATGCGGAACTCGAATGCCTGGCACAGACCTGGTCCGAGCACTGCAAACATAAAATCTTCAGCTCCCGCATCAGCTACGAAAACCGTGAAAACGGCACCACGGCGGAAATCAACAGCCTTTACAAGACCTATATCCAGGGCAGCACCAAGCAGCTGCGCCAGCGCATGGGCAAGGACGATTTCTGTCTGTCCGTATTCAAGGACAACGCCGGCGTGATCCGCTTCAGCGAAGACATAAACGTCTGCATCAAGGTCGAAACCCACAACAGCCCCTCAGCCCTGGACCCCTACGGCGGCGCCCTGACCGGCATCGTCGGCGTGAACCGCGACCCCATGGGCACGGGCATGGGCGCGAACCTACTGTGCAACACCAACGTGTTCTGCTTTGCCTCGCCCTTTCATGACGACGAATTGCCGCCCCGCCTGCTGCATCCGCGCCGCGTTTTCGAGGGCGTGCGCGAAGGCGTGGAACACGGCGGCAACAAGTCCGGCATCCCCACGGTCAACGGAGCCATTGTCTTCCACGAGCGTTTCCTGGGCAAGCCGCTGGTCTTCTGCGGCACCGTCGGCACCATGCCCGCCACCGTGGCCGGACATCCCAGCTATGAAAAGAAGGCTCTACCCGGCGACCGCATCATCATGACCGGCGGGCGCATCGGCAAGGACGGCATCCACGGCGCGACCTTTTCTTCCGAAGAGCTGCACGAAGGCTCTCCGGCCACGGCCGTGCAGATCGGCGACCCCATCACCCAGCGCCGCATGTACGATTTTCTCATGCGCGCCCGCGATCTGGGCCTCTACAATGCCATCACCGACAACGGCGCAGGAGGACTGAGTTCCTCGGTTGGCGAAATGGCCCAGGATTGCGGCGGCTGTGATATGGACCTGGCCAAGGCCCCCCTCAAGTACGACGGCCTGCGGCCCTGGGAGATCCTGGTCTCCGAGGCCCAGGAGCGCATGACCCTGGCCGTGCCCCCGTCCACATTGCAGGCCTTCATGGACCTGGCGAAGGAAATGAACGTCGAGGCCTCGGATCTGGGCTGCTTCACGGACACAGGCTACCTGCATGTGCGCTATGACGACACGATCGTGACCGATCTGGACATGCGCTTCCTGCATGACGGCTGCCCTCAGATGAAACTCCGCGCCATCTGGAATCAGCCGCAGGTCTGCTGCGGCTGTGAAACACCGCACCCCAAAGTGATCGATCATCAGGACTTTCTGCAGTCCATGCTCGGCCGCCTGAACATCTGCTCCCGCGAGTACGTCATCCGCCAGTACGACCATGAGGTTCAGGGCGGAAGCGTGATCAAGCCCCTCATCGGCGCCAAGAATGACGGTCCGGCCGACGCAGCCGTCATCCGCCCCCAGCTGGACAGCGACAAGGCCCTGGTCATCGCAAATGGCATCTGCCCGAAACTGAGCGATCTGGATACGTACTGGATGATGGCGGGGGCCATCGACGAAGGCGTGCGCAACGCCGTGGCCACCGGCGGAGACATCCGCCACATGGCCGGCGTGGACAATTTCTGCTGGTGCGACCCGGTCCAGTCCGAAAAGACTCCGGACGGAGAATACAAACTGGCTCAGCTGGTCCGCGCCAACCAGGCCCTGGCCCACTACTGCCTCGCCTACGGGGTGCCCTGCATCTCCGGCAAGGATTCCATGAAGAACGACTACACGGGCGGCGGCACAAAGATATCCATCCCGCCCACGGTCCTCTTCTCGGTCATGGGCGTGATAAGCGACTGCACCAAAACCATGACCTCCGACTTCAAGCGCCCGGACGAAACCGTCTATGTGCTGGGTCTGACCAAAAACGAGCTGGGCGGCTCGGAATATGCCGACACCCTGGGCGTATGCGGAGCGGTGCCGCAGGTCGACGCAGTATCTGCGCGCACCCGCTACGAACGCATGCACGAAGCCATCACCACCGGCCTTTTGAGCGCGGCCCATGACGTCTCCGACGGCGGCCTGGCCGTGGCCGTGGCCGAAATGGCCCTGGCCGGACGCATCGGCGCGGACATCGACACGGACCTGGTCCCGGCCCTTGATTGTCCGCTTCCCGAACAGCGCCTCTACAGCGAATCGGCCAGCCGCTTCGTGGTCACCGTGGCCAAAGACAAACGCGCCGCCTTCGAAGCCCTCTTCGCCGGCGACTTCATGGCCGCCATCGGCACGACCACGGCCGACGAAAAACTGACCCTGCGCGCCGGAAACACCACCCTGGTCAATGCTTCGGTGGAAGACTTGGCCGCAGCCTGGAAAAAGACGCTGGATTTCTAG
- a CDS encoding glycosyltransferase family 4 protein produces the protein MRIAICSYSQGVGNGIARMDEYLLQYLDRSKFSVLYVFIDTKKDGLFERVSPGRIHLSLDIALEKLPDIFRHVDIIQFNGSYDPVVCSAAEIAGKKVVIEVMHNIEPGMMHRNVRHTVCVSRTVQKVQLDASKTSVIYNGVDTQKFVPARKRRYPEKIVVMQPARRDKVMHANLETLAPRIFAHYGNLEFWMVGPGQDRACCENFTAMKYLGVRADMEELYANADFMLLLSKGDSFGLVAAEAMACGCLPIVSHDGGAAEFVEHLKDGYVVDCARTEGIVPSIMEVLDAHDDGAMRLAARKKARDMLDIRNSVKKYEHLYGEMMLIACAHDYGETCLSTELPIMESRMMTLAMYHRHGRGLCELAPVFAKIALSEQVFDPVRLRHPFWGNVLEIVASVAHEIFRDGNKDAVFRFYDTLLSSRIIFPLYLRNWLESNPAPDTCSRIRHALDALGCG, from the coding sequence GTGAGAATCGCGATCTGCAGCTATAGCCAGGGCGTTGGCAATGGCATAGCCAGGATGGATGAGTATCTTTTACAATATTTAGACAGAAGCAAATTTTCTGTTTTATACGTTTTTATCGATACCAAGAAGGATGGTTTGTTCGAAAGAGTCTCCCCAGGAAGAATCCATCTTTCACTTGATATCGCGCTTGAAAAGCTTCCTGATATTTTCAGACATGTCGATATTATACAATTCAATGGGAGTTATGACCCAGTTGTTTGCTCCGCTGCAGAAATAGCAGGGAAAAAAGTGGTGATTGAGGTTATGCACAATATTGAGCCTGGGATGATGCATCGCAATGTGCGCCATACGGTTTGTGTATCCCGAACAGTTCAGAAGGTTCAGCTTGATGCCAGCAAAACCAGCGTTATATATAACGGTGTCGACACGCAGAAATTCGTTCCTGCGCGGAAAAGACGCTATCCGGAAAAAATTGTTGTGATGCAGCCAGCCCGGCGTGACAAGGTGATGCATGCGAATCTCGAAACTCTCGCTCCTCGCATCTTTGCGCATTATGGCAATCTCGAATTCTGGATGGTCGGCCCCGGCCAGGACAGGGCCTGCTGTGAAAATTTTACCGCCATGAAGTATTTAGGGGTCCGAGCGGACATGGAGGAACTTTACGCCAATGCCGACTTCATGCTTCTGCTGTCCAAAGGAGATTCTTTCGGTCTGGTTGCGGCCGAGGCGATGGCGTGCGGGTGCCTGCCCATCGTGTCTCACGATGGCGGGGCCGCCGAGTTCGTTGAGCATCTGAAGGATGGATATGTGGTTGACTGCGCTCGAACAGAGGGCATTGTCCCCTCCATAATGGAAGTTCTAGACGCCCATGATGATGGCGCCATGCGCCTGGCGGCCCGCAAGAAGGCGCGGGACATGCTTGATATCAGGAACTCCGTCAAAAAATATGAGCACCTATATGGCGAGATGATGTTAATCGCTTGCGCCCATGATTATGGGGAGACGTGTCTCTCTACGGAGCTTCCCATTATGGAATCTCGAATGATGACTTTGGCCATGTACCATCGGCATGGTCGCGGTCTGTGCGAGTTGGCTCCGGTCTTTGCGAAGATCGCACTCTCTGAGCAGGTGTTCGATCCGGTCAGACTTCGGCATCCATTTTGGGGAAACGTTTTGGAAATCGTTGCATCAGTGGCGCACGAAATATTTCGGGATGGAAACAAGGATGCAGTGTTCAGGTTCTATGACACGCTGTTGTCGAGCAGAATAATCTTTCCGTTGTATTTGCGGAATTGGTTGGAGAGCAACCCCGCGCCGGATACATGTTCGAGAATTCGGCATGCCCTGGATGCTCTTGGCTGCGGCTGA
- the pyk gene encoding pyruvate kinase — translation MRTKIVATLGPASMDQNVMKEMVQLGVRVFRLNFSHADAAYFGPVIQKIRQVEKETGICLTVMGDLCGPKIRIGEVKGSPLQIRKGAYVCLGSPAMSGTTESDIFISLDAPELLEGLEADMPVSLSDGMLQFKVVKVIERDRLVLMEALNGGILTSNKGIAFPGKTLKVAAMTDKDRRDLHQGLDIGIDAVALSFVQSKEDIEDIKAEIARHGTWIPVVAKVERKNAVEKLESILEVADAIMVARGDLGLECSPAELPIIQKKILRACRHAQKPAIVATQMLLSMVKNPIPTRAESTDVSNAMIDGADCVMLSEETAIGSYPVEAVRFINEIAQYSEPYYLERLGGPYVPKAEKNPPKFIAYSACLMADNADSAAIVCHSTTGATARYISSRRPAQPIYAMTTDARIMRWMNFFWAITPVESPLEPRSHQKRAEKFVQEYAGFRPGENVIIASGQATPGMGTVMTNEIKVYYK, via the coding sequence ATGCGTACAAAAATAGTGGCTACCCTGGGTCCGGCTTCCATGGATCAGAACGTCATGAAGGAAATGGTTCAGCTTGGGGTGCGGGTTTTTCGTCTCAATTTCTCCCACGCCGACGCGGCCTATTTCGGGCCTGTCATTCAGAAGATTCGTCAGGTGGAAAAGGAGACCGGCATTTGTCTGACGGTCATGGGCGACCTGTGCGGTCCCAAGATCCGCATCGGCGAGGTCAAGGGTTCGCCCCTGCAGATTCGTAAAGGGGCCTATGTGTGCCTGGGCTCTCCGGCCATGTCGGGGACGACCGAAAGCGATATCTTCATAAGCCTCGATGCGCCGGAGTTGCTGGAAGGCCTGGAGGCGGACATGCCCGTATCCCTGTCCGACGGCATGCTGCAGTTCAAGGTCGTAAAGGTCATCGAACGGGACCGGCTGGTGCTGATGGAGGCCTTGAACGGCGGCATCCTGACTTCCAACAAGGGTATCGCCTTTCCCGGCAAGACGCTTAAAGTCGCAGCCATGACCGACAAGGATCGGCGCGACCTGCATCAGGGCCTTGATATCGGCATTGACGCGGTGGCCCTGTCCTTTGTGCAGAGCAAGGAAGACATCGAAGACATCAAGGCCGAGATTGCGCGGCACGGGACCTGGATTCCGGTCGTGGCCAAGGTCGAGCGCAAGAACGCCGTGGAAAAGCTCGAGTCCATCCTGGAAGTGGCCGACGCCATCATGGTCGCGCGCGGCGACCTGGGCCTGGAATGCAGCCCGGCCGAGCTGCCCATCATCCAGAAAAAGATCCTGCGCGCCTGCCGCCACGCCCAGAAGCCGGCCATTGTCGCGACCCAGATGCTTTTGTCCATGGTCAAGAATCCCATTCCCACCCGGGCCGAATCAACGGACGTCTCCAACGCCATGATCGACGGCGCGGACTGCGTCATGCTCTCCGAAGAGACGGCAATCGGCAGCTATCCGGTGGAAGCGGTGCGTTTCATCAACGAGATTGCCCAGTATTCCGAACCGTACTACCTGGAGCGCCTGGGCGGTCCCTACGTGCCCAAGGCCGAGAAGAACCCACCCAAATTCATTGCCTATTCCGCCTGTCTCATGGCCGACAACGCCGACAGCGCAGCCATCGTCTGCCATTCGACCACCGGGGCTACGGCCAGATACATAAGCTCCCGCCGTCCGGCTCAGCCTATCTACGCCATGACTACGGACGCGCGTATCATGCGCTGGATGAACTTCTTCTGGGCCATCACCCCGGTGGAGAGTCCGCTGGAGCCGCGCAGTCACCAGAAGCGGGCGGAAAAATTCGTGCAGGAGTACGCGGGCTTTCGCCCCGGCGAAAACGTCATCATCGCCAGCGGCCAGGCCACCCCTGGCATGGGAACCGTTATGACCAACGAGATTAAGGTGTATTATAAATAA
- a CDS encoding diguanylate cyclase: MRASLKATFSPATAQLLQEAVKSEPNFGVIASILKLDPALATAILSLVNSPYYGQTSKISDLQRAAIILGDNEILRIALSLSLQKNLNAILEKNGFDTFANWRIIIWAALGAELIARQLAPEEAETAYICALVKDLSLLLYAANFPEHLLPHLKQPDFVNTGPTFMSWQDHLPEDHSSLTAELLTQWNFPEPMIAAIIAHHDLEHVFDYPPLTQAVILGTRWAEAEFRTDPAPDSLNQLSFLLAKAGALPPEGMDGLRRQCATLFAELSTAMNVKDLDPEDRLYAHSLQSIQDFHHQAKEIEGLTGGNAAIAACIGRHLRWNWGCRKAEIILHAPANRLWERFVLNDAGVHGPDIAPALEKLRTFSDSAFPLEAEGHVVGELRVNDSSESCQNNAEATLYTRLLARSIRHQASTVGQLEIKAELLDILPTGVALLDMHGRILRANPTFTDFLGGAGQLEDRLAQDKDPEQARQAVQGWRDFLSDPSQSGHCAIHCPLGPGSEPAASSFSLAGYKISHGSQTNILAMVQDLAEIRVLEFEALHQRDFLNTLLGSMQDLVLTTDKNGTISFASGRHNAFLTGRNLFRLTRPMNEQEESWDMEFLEQSPTAVEVQIVLDDEHLQLELVFSRFSFGTDYGLVVGRNISTIRRLERKIREQALFDSLTQVFNRHHLQPLLDREISRARRTETPLGLIFFDIDKFKLFNDTHGHHGGDKALKELGQLLRRILRKGLDFPCRFGGDEFVVISSNSTVDNLLTIAERIQKEFSILHHEQVTLSIGISMLEPGDTSQSLLERCDKANYQAKAQGGNAIVRLQTDQNF; the protein is encoded by the coding sequence TTGCGCGCAAGCCTGAAAGCGACCTTTTCGCCAGCTACGGCCCAGCTCCTCCAGGAGGCTGTCAAATCCGAACCAAACTTCGGAGTCATCGCCTCCATCCTGAAACTCGATCCGGCCCTGGCCACTGCCATCCTCTCCCTGGTCAACTCACCCTACTACGGACAGACCAGCAAAATTTCCGACCTGCAACGAGCGGCGATCATCCTCGGCGACAATGAGATCCTGCGCATCGCCCTGTCATTGTCTTTGCAAAAAAACCTGAACGCAATTCTGGAAAAAAACGGATTCGACACCTTCGCCAACTGGCGCATCATCATCTGGGCGGCCCTGGGCGCGGAGCTCATCGCCAGGCAGCTGGCCCCGGAAGAAGCGGAAACCGCGTATATTTGCGCCCTGGTCAAAGACCTCTCCCTGCTCCTCTACGCCGCCAACTTTCCCGAACACCTCCTGCCGCATCTCAAGCAACCGGACTTCGTCAACACCGGCCCGACGTTCATGTCCTGGCAGGACCATCTTCCGGAGGATCACTCCAGCCTGACCGCCGAGCTGCTCACGCAGTGGAATTTTCCCGAGCCCATGATCGCGGCCATCATCGCGCACCACGACCTGGAACATGTCTTTGACTATCCCCCCCTGACCCAGGCGGTCATCCTCGGAACCAGATGGGCCGAGGCGGAGTTTCGCACCGACCCGGCCCCGGACAGCCTGAACCAGCTCAGTTTTCTCCTGGCCAAGGCCGGCGCCCTGCCCCCCGAAGGCATGGACGGTCTGCGCCGACAATGCGCGACTCTTTTTGCGGAACTCTCCACGGCCATGAACGTCAAGGACCTCGACCCCGAGGACAGGCTTTATGCCCACTCTTTGCAATCCATCCAGGACTTTCATCACCAGGCCAAGGAAATCGAGGGGCTGACCGGCGGCAACGCGGCCATCGCAGCCTGTATCGGCAGACACCTGCGCTGGAACTGGGGCTGCCGCAAAGCCGAGATCATCCTGCATGCGCCTGCCAACAGGCTCTGGGAAAGATTCGTTCTTAACGACGCCGGAGTGCACGGGCCCGACATTGCCCCGGCCCTCGAAAAACTTCGAACGTTTTCGGACTCCGCATTCCCTCTGGAAGCCGAGGGGCACGTGGTCGGGGAACTACGCGTGAACGACAGCAGCGAGTCCTGCCAAAACAACGCCGAGGCCACGCTCTACACGCGCCTCCTGGCCCGCAGCATCCGGCATCAGGCCAGCACCGTCGGCCAGCTTGAGATCAAGGCCGAACTGCTTGACATTCTTCCCACCGGAGTGGCGCTGCTCGACATGCACGGCCGCATTTTACGGGCCAACCCCACCTTCACCGATTTTCTTGGCGGGGCAGGTCAACTTGAAGACCGACTGGCCCAGGACAAGGACCCGGAGCAGGCGCGGCAAGCCGTGCAGGGCTGGCGCGATTTTCTGAGCGATCCCTCCCAGAGTGGCCATTGCGCCATCCATTGCCCGCTGGGCCCCGGCAGCGAGCCCGCAGCATCGTCCTTTTCCCTGGCCGGTTACAAAATCAGCCACGGCTCGCAAACGAACATTCTGGCCATGGTCCAGGATCTGGCCGAAATCCGGGTGCTGGAATTCGAGGCCTTGCATCAGCGGGACTTCCTGAACACGCTGCTCGGCTCCATGCAGGACCTGGTCCTCACCACGGACAAAAACGGGACCATCTCCTTCGCCTCCGGCCGTCACAATGCGTTCCTGACCGGTCGCAACCTCTTCCGTCTGACCCGCCCCATGAACGAACAGGAAGAGTCATGGGACATGGAATTTCTGGAGCAGAGCCCCACGGCGGTGGAAGTGCAGATCGTCCTTGACGACGAACACCTGCAGCTCGAACTCGTCTTTTCCCGCTTTTCGTTCGGCACCGACTACGGACTTGTCGTTGGCCGCAATATTTCGACCATCCGCAGGCTGGAGCGCAAGATCCGGGAACAGGCCCTTTTCGATTCCCTGACCCAGGTTTTCAACCGGCATCACCTCCAGCCACTTCTCGACAGGGAGATATCCCGCGCCAGGCGCACCGAGACCCCGCTTGGACTGATCTTTTTCGACATCGACAAATTCAAGCTCTTCAACGATACCCACGGCCACCATGGCGGCGACAAGGCCTTGAAAGAGCTGGGGCAGCTTCTGCGACGCATACTGCGCAAAGGGCTGGACTTTCCCTGCCGCTTCGGAGGGGACGAATTCGTTGTCATCTCCAGCAACTCGACCGTCGACAACCTGCTGACAATTGCTGAAAGAATTCAGAAAGAATTCAGCATACTGCATCATGAGCAGGTCACATTAAGCATCGGCATAAGCATGCTTGAACCCGGGGATACCTCGCAATCCCTTCTTGAACGCTGCGACAAAGCCAATTATCAAGCCAAGGCGCAAGGCGGAAACGCCATTGTGCGCCTGCAAACCGACCAAAACTTCTGA
- a CDS encoding UbiD family decarboxylase, translating to MIYRNLKSCLDDLERTKQLIRIDEPVDPYLEAGAIQRRVFQAGGPALLFTNVKDTKFPMAANIFGTLARTKFIFRSTLRRVEAMLSAKADPARVLKKPALWPGLALGAWHTLPKTVSGGPILDHTTSISELPQLISWPMDGGAYVTLPLVYSESPSKPGYMGSNLGMYRIQLSGNEFERDREVGLHYQIHRGIGYHHAEAIARKTQLPVNVFVGGPPAMTLAAIMPLPEGIAEMLFAGALGGHRVPMVKRPGELPMPAEADFCIRGYIDPAVQKPEGPFGDHLGYYSLAHDFPVMRVSEVLHRAGAIWPFTTVGRPPQEDTMFGAFIHELTAELVPQVFGGVHEVHAVDAAGVHPLLLAVGSERYVPYAGDRQPQELITNGLSLLGTTQTSLSKYVILAAREDDPGLSCHDVPGFFRHVLERLDLSRDLHFITRTTMDTLDYSGISLNQGSKVLWTAAGSPKRTLATTLQGLTLPDGFSNLRFFAPGMLVLSGPPHAQPRDTHDPAMENLCQILARGDLQGFPLIVVADDADFTADSWDNFLWVTFTRSDPATDTYGLNGFTHCKHWGCASMVVDARLKTYHAPALSNVAEIEKKVDELALPGRPLYGIL from the coding sequence ATGATCTACCGCAACCTCAAATCATGCCTGGATGACCTGGAGCGGACCAAGCAGCTGATCCGCATTGATGAACCCGTTGACCCGTACCTTGAGGCCGGGGCCATCCAGCGCAGGGTTTTCCAGGCCGGGGGCCCAGCGCTGCTCTTCACCAACGTCAAGGACACGAAGTTTCCCATGGCCGCCAATATTTTCGGTACATTGGCGCGCACCAAATTCATTTTTCGCTCCACCCTGCGCCGCGTGGAGGCCATGCTTTCGGCCAAGGCTGATCCGGCTCGCGTTCTGAAAAAGCCCGCGCTTTGGCCCGGTCTGGCGCTGGGTGCCTGGCACACCCTGCCCAAGACCGTGAGCGGCGGCCCGATCCTGGACCATACCACCAGCATTTCAGAACTCCCGCAGCTCATCTCCTGGCCCATGGACGGCGGTGCCTATGTGACCCTGCCGCTGGTTTATTCCGAGAGCCCGTCCAAGCCTGGGTACATGGGATCGAATCTGGGCATGTATCGCATCCAGCTCTCGGGCAACGAGTTTGAAAGGGACCGGGAAGTGGGGCTGCACTATCAGATCCACCGCGGCATCGGCTATCATCATGCCGAGGCCATCGCGCGCAAAACGCAGCTGCCTGTGAACGTTTTCGTGGGCGGACCTCCGGCCATGACGCTGGCCGCCATCATGCCCCTGCCCGAAGGCATCGCCGAGATGCTCTTTGCCGGCGCGCTGGGCGGGCATCGGGTGCCCATGGTCAAGCGGCCCGGGGAGCTGCCGATGCCGGCCGAGGCGGATTTCTGCATCCGGGGCTACATCGACCCCGCCGTGCAGAAGCCCGAAGGTCCCTTCGGGGACCATCTCGGCTATTACAGCCTGGCGCATGATTTCCCGGTCATGCGGGTCTCCGAGGTACTGCACCGCGCAGGCGCCATCTGGCCCTTCACCACGGTGGGCAGGCCTCCGCAGGAAGACACCATGTTCGGGGCCTTCATTCACGAACTCACTGCCGAGCTTGTGCCGCAGGTTTTCGGCGGCGTGCACGAGGTTCACGCCGTGGATGCGGCCGGGGTGCATCCGCTTCTTCTGGCCGTGGGCAGCGAACGCTACGTGCCGTATGCGGGCGACCGCCAGCCGCAGGAACTGATCACCAACGGCCTTTCGCTTCTGGGCACGACCCAGACCTCCCTTTCCAAGTACGTGATCCTCGCCGCCCGCGAAGACGATCCGGGCCTGTCCTGTCACGACGTACCCGGGTTTTTCCGGCACGTGCTTGAGCGCCTGGACCTGTCGCGAGACCTGCACTTCATCACCCGCACGACCATGGACACGCTTGATTATTCGGGCATCAGCCTCAACCAGGGCTCCAAGGTGCTGTGGACGGCGGCCGGCAGCCCCAAGCGCACCCTGGCCACGACACTGCAGGGCCTGACCCTGCCGGACGGTTTTTCGAATCTGCGCTTCTTTGCCCCCGGCATGCTGGTTTTGTCCGGCCCGCCCCATGCGCAGCCGCGCGACACCCACGATCCCGCCATGGAAAATCTGTGTCAGATCCTGGCGAGGGGGGACCTGCAAGGTTTTCCGCTGATTGTCGTCGCGGACGACGCCGATTTCACGGCGGATTCCTGGGATAATTTCCTGTGGGTGACCTTCACCCGCTCGGACCCGGCCACGGACACCTACGGGTTGAACGGATTCACGCATTGCAAGCACTGGGGCTGCGCGAGCATGGTCGTCGATGCCCGGCTCAAGACCTATCACGCTCCGGCGCTGTCCAATGTGGCGGAAATCGAAAAAAAGGTGGACGAGCTTGCCCTGCCAGGAAGACCTCTGTATGGAATCCTCTAA